The Platichthys flesus chromosome 10, fPlaFle2.1, whole genome shotgun sequence genome includes a window with the following:
- the zgc:101744 gene encoding receptor expression-enhancing protein 6-like isoform X1, translated as MSQLKERFVAVLHEKNFVTDLLATLEQKTGVKREYISLGALSFLGLYLLFGHGASLLCNLIGFLYPAYFSIKAIESNVKEDDTQWLTYWVVYGLFSIVEAFSDIFLSWFPFYYASKCLFLVWCMAPVTWNGSEIMYKRLIRPFFLKHQVAMENVVSDLTAKAKTITDAVTREAVNQVLNEDKNHDKNQ; from the exons ATGAGTCAGTTGAAGGAGCGTTTCGTGGCTGTGCTCCACGAGAAGAACTTTGTCACCGATCTGCTGGCGACGCTTGAGCAGAAGACCGGGGTGAAGAGGGAATACATCAGCCTGG gTGCTCTGAGTTTCCTCGGGCTCTACCTCCTGTTTGGACATGGAGCATCGCTGCTCTGCAACCTGATTGGCTTCCTCTATCCAGCATATTTCTC CATCAAGGCCATCGAGAGCAATGTGAAGGAGGATGACACCCAGTGGCTGACCTACTGGGTCGTCTATGGGCTCTTCAGCATCGTTGAGGCCTTCTCTGAcatcttcctctcctggttCCCCTTTTACTATGCTAGCAAG TGTTTGTTCCTGGTGTGGTGTATGGCCCCAGTGACGTGGAACGGTTCCGAAATCATGTACAAGCGCCTGATCCGGCCGTTTTTCCTGAAACACCAAGTCGCGATGGAAAACGTGGTGAGCGATCTGACTGCAAAGGCCAAGACCATCACGGACGCTGTAACAAGGGAGG CTGTTAACCAGGTCCTCAACGAAGACAAGAACCATGACAAGAACCAGTGA
- the zgc:101744 gene encoding receptor expression-enhancing protein 6-like isoform X2, which yields MSQLKERFVAVLHEKNFVTDLLATLEQKTGVKREYISLGALSFLGLYLLFGHGASLLCNLIGFLYPAYFSIKAIESNVKEDDTQWLTYWVVYGLFSIVEAFSDIFLSWFPFYYASKCLFLVWCMAPVTWNGSEIMYKRLIRPFFLKHQVAMENVVSDLTAKAKTITDAVTREGETTTVYIC from the exons ATGAGTCAGTTGAAGGAGCGTTTCGTGGCTGTGCTCCACGAGAAGAACTTTGTCACCGATCTGCTGGCGACGCTTGAGCAGAAGACCGGGGTGAAGAGGGAATACATCAGCCTGG gTGCTCTGAGTTTCCTCGGGCTCTACCTCCTGTTTGGACATGGAGCATCGCTGCTCTGCAACCTGATTGGCTTCCTCTATCCAGCATATTTCTC CATCAAGGCCATCGAGAGCAATGTGAAGGAGGATGACACCCAGTGGCTGACCTACTGGGTCGTCTATGGGCTCTTCAGCATCGTTGAGGCCTTCTCTGAcatcttcctctcctggttCCCCTTTTACTATGCTAGCAAG TGTTTGTTCCTGGTGTGGTGTATGGCCCCAGTGACGTGGAACGGTTCCGAAATCATGTACAAGCGCCTGATCCGGCCGTTTTTCCTGAAACACCAAGTCGCGATGGAAAACGTGGTGAGCGATCTGACTGCAAAGGCCAAGACCATCACGGACGCTGTAACAAGGGAGGGTGAGACAACCACCGTGTACAT CTGTTAA